A genomic region of Mesorhizobium sp. NZP2077 contains the following coding sequences:
- a CDS encoding ABC transporter ATP-binding protein gives MGGTVSADHDGANLLEVRGLTKIFGTLTACDHIDLNIAKGEIHALLGENGAGKSTLVKMLFGSLEPNSGEIFWNGQAVRIASPGAAKKLGIGMVFQHFSLFEALTAAENIALSLDDGAPISSIAAKARALSYSYGLPLDPDTLVGDLSVGERQRIEIIRCLLQTPQLIILDEPTSVLTPQEADKLFETLERLRAEGKSILYISHRLEEVKRICDRATVLRHGKVVGHCNPREETAASLARMMVGNEVQAVVRAPVEGIETAQALLEIRDLSRKPATPFSIPLKTINLNVRAGEVIGIAGVAGNGQGEFFESVSGEVLQQDAASVRIRGKDAGGLTITGRRLLGAAFVPEERLGHGAAPRMKLSENLLLSRHATDGKAFVGAGGMVKSGAVYAASQRIIEAMDVRKSAPDPEAAALSGGNLQKFIVGRELDRRPSVMVVNQPTWGVDAGAAAHIRQALIELSRSGSAVLVISQDLDELFEISDSIAVMHNGELSKPMPIAEATFEKVGLLMGGAEPGHAEHTLETA, from the coding sequence ATGGGAGGCACTGTGAGTGCAGATCATGACGGGGCGAACCTGCTTGAGGTTCGTGGCCTGACCAAGATATTTGGCACGCTGACGGCGTGCGATCATATCGACCTCAACATCGCCAAGGGTGAAATCCACGCACTGCTCGGCGAGAATGGCGCCGGCAAGTCGACGCTGGTCAAGATGCTGTTCGGCTCGCTGGAGCCCAATTCCGGCGAGATTTTCTGGAACGGCCAGGCGGTGCGGATCGCCAGCCCGGGTGCTGCCAAGAAGCTCGGCATCGGCATGGTGTTCCAGCATTTTTCGTTGTTCGAGGCGCTGACCGCGGCCGAGAACATCGCGCTGTCGCTCGATGACGGCGCGCCGATCAGCAGCATTGCCGCCAAGGCGAGGGCGCTTTCCTACAGCTACGGCCTGCCGCTCGATCCGGACACGCTGGTCGGCGACCTGTCGGTCGGCGAGCGCCAGCGCATCGAGATCATCCGCTGCCTGCTGCAGACGCCGCAGCTCATCATCCTGGACGAGCCGACCTCGGTGCTGACGCCGCAGGAGGCCGACAAGCTGTTCGAGACGCTGGAGCGGCTGCGCGCGGAAGGCAAGTCGATCCTCTACATTTCGCACCGGCTCGAAGAGGTCAAACGCATCTGCGACCGCGCCACCGTGCTGCGTCACGGCAAGGTGGTCGGTCACTGCAACCCGCGCGAGGAGACTGCTGCCTCGCTCGCCCGCATGATGGTCGGCAACGAGGTGCAGGCCGTGGTGCGTGCACCGGTCGAGGGGATCGAAACCGCGCAGGCGCTGCTCGAAATCCGCGACCTCAGCCGCAAGCCGGCGACGCCGTTCTCCATTCCGCTGAAGACCATCAACCTCAATGTCCGCGCCGGCGAGGTGATCGGCATTGCCGGTGTCGCCGGCAACGGCCAGGGCGAGTTCTTCGAATCCGTCTCCGGCGAAGTGTTGCAGCAGGATGCCGCCTCGGTGCGCATCCGGGGCAAGGATGCGGGCGGCCTCACCATCACCGGACGGCGCCTGCTGGGTGCCGCCTTCGTGCCGGAGGAGCGCCTCGGTCATGGTGCCGCGCCGCGCATGAAGCTCTCGGAAAACCTGCTGCTCTCGCGCCATGCCACCGACGGCAAGGCCTTTGTCGGTGCTGGTGGAATGGTCAAGAGCGGCGCTGTCTACGCCGCCTCGCAACGCATCATCGAGGCAATGGACGTGCGCAAGAGTGCGCCGGATCCTGAAGCGGCAGCGCTTTCGGGCGGCAATCTGCAGAAATTCATCGTCGGCCGCGAACTTGACCGCCGCCCGAGCGTCATGGTGGTCAACCAGCCGACCTGGGGCGTCGATGCCGGTGCCGCCGCCCATATCCGGCAGGCGCTGATCGAACTGTCGCGCAGCGGATCGGCGGTGCTGGTGATCAGCCAGGATCTCGACGAGCTGTTCGAAATCTCGGACTCGATCGCGGTCATGCACAATGGCGAGCTTTCCAAGCCGATGCCGATCGCCGAGGCAACCTTCGAGAAGGTCGGTCTGCTGATGGGCGGCGCCGAGCCCGGCCACGCCGAACACACGCTGGAGACGGCATGA
- a CDS encoding ABC transporter permease — translation MMRLELVKRPQRSVLFSALSPFIAFALTIIAGAVLFALLGVNPLTAFRIYFIEPISQVWQLHELAIKAAPLVLIAVGLSVCYKANIWNIGAEGQFVFGAIFGSAIPVLFPQFEGPLVLPLMLLLGMVGGAAYAAIPAFLKTRFNTNEILTSLMLVYVAQLFLDWLVRGPWRDPQGHGFPQTIQFGDSAVLPELMPDAGRANWGFVFALVAAVLVWILMSRMLKGFEVRVLGSSPRAGRFAGFGLNRMVFFAFLLSGALAGLAGISEVSGAIGQLQPVISPGYGFTAIIVAFLGRLNPLGIIAAGLVLALTYLGGEAVQSALGISDKVARVFQGMLLFFVLGCDTLIHYRIRVIGLALTKQEGAAKLEAAPKLKEAR, via the coding sequence ATGATGCGCCTCGAACTCGTCAAACGCCCGCAGCGCTCCGTACTGTTTTCGGCCCTGTCGCCGTTCATCGCCTTCGCGCTGACCATCATTGCCGGCGCGGTTCTGTTCGCGCTGCTCGGCGTCAATCCGCTTACGGCGTTCCGGATCTATTTCATCGAGCCGATCAGCCAGGTCTGGCAGCTGCATGAGCTGGCGATCAAGGCGGCGCCGCTGGTCCTGATCGCCGTCGGCCTGTCGGTCTGCTACAAGGCCAACATCTGGAACATCGGCGCCGAGGGCCAGTTCGTCTTCGGCGCCATCTTCGGCTCCGCCATTCCGGTGCTGTTTCCGCAATTCGAAGGCCCGCTGGTGCTGCCGCTGATGCTTCTGCTCGGCATGGTCGGCGGTGCGGCCTATGCGGCGATCCCCGCGTTTCTGAAAACCCGGTTCAATACCAACGAGATCCTGACCAGCCTGATGCTGGTCTATGTCGCCCAACTCTTCCTCGACTGGCTGGTGCGCGGCCCGTGGCGCGATCCGCAGGGCCATGGTTTCCCGCAGACAATCCAGTTCGGTGACTCGGCCGTGCTGCCGGAACTGATGCCTGACGCCGGACGCGCCAACTGGGGTTTCGTCTTTGCGCTGGTTGCCGCGGTCCTGGTCTGGATCCTGATGAGCCGCATGCTCAAGGGCTTCGAGGTCCGCGTGCTGGGCTCGAGCCCACGGGCAGGGCGCTTCGCCGGCTTCGGCCTCAACCGCATGGTGTTCTTCGCCTTCCTGCTGTCTGGCGCACTGGCCGGACTTGCCGGCATCTCCGAAGTCTCGGGCGCCATCGGGCAGCTGCAGCCGGTGATCTCGCCCGGCTACGGCTTCACCGCCATCATCGTGGCGTTCCTTGGGCGCCTCAATCCGCTTGGCATCATCGCGGCGGGTCTGGTGCTGGCGCTGACCTATCTCGGCGGCGAGGCGGTGCAAAGCGCACTCGGCATCTCCGACAAGGTGGCGAGGGTGTTTCAGGGCATGCTTTTGTTCTTTGTGCTCGGCTGCGACACGCTCATCCACTACCGCATCCGCGTGATCGGCCTGGCGCTGACGAAACAAGAAGGCGCGGCGAAGCTCGAAGCCGCGCCCAAGTTGAAGGAAGCCCGCTGA
- a CDS encoding ABC transporter permease, protein MDITVNILLTIATAATPLLIAAIGELVVERSGVLNLGVEGMMIMGAVGGFGAGYLTGSPWIGLLAAIVMGALFSLLFAVMTLSLATNQVATGLSLTLLGLGLSGMIGTSFVGQPGVRLPNLDIPGLSSIPVVGKLLFGQDPIFYISIALTASVMWFLFKTRTGLTLRSIGDSHTSAHALGIKVIRYRYLSVIFGGACAGLAGGHLSLVYTPQWVENMTAGRGWIALALVVFASWRPWRVLAGAYIFGAVWIGQLHAQAFGIPVPSQMLSSLPYLATVVVLVLISRNKRLTMMNTPASLGQPFVPDR, encoded by the coding sequence ATGGACATCACCGTCAACATCCTCCTGACCATCGCCACGGCAGCGACCCCGCTGTTGATCGCGGCGATCGGCGAACTGGTGGTCGAACGCTCCGGCGTGCTCAATCTCGGCGTCGAAGGCATGATGATCATGGGCGCGGTCGGCGGCTTCGGCGCCGGCTATCTGACCGGCTCGCCGTGGATCGGCCTTTTGGCGGCAATCGTCATGGGCGCGCTGTTCTCGCTGCTGTTTGCCGTCATGACGCTGTCGCTGGCCACCAACCAGGTGGCGACCGGCCTGTCGCTGACGCTGCTCGGCCTCGGCCTCTCCGGCATGATCGGCACGAGCTTTGTCGGTCAGCCCGGTGTCAGGCTGCCCAATCTCGACATTCCCGGCCTTAGCTCAATCCCGGTCGTGGGCAAGCTGCTGTTCGGCCAGGATCCGATCTTCTACATCTCGATCGCGCTGACCGCCTCCGTCATGTGGTTCCTGTTCAAGACACGCACCGGCCTTACGCTGCGTTCGATCGGCGACAGTCACACATCGGCGCACGCGCTCGGTATCAAGGTCATCCGCTACCGTTATCTCTCAGTCATCTTCGGCGGCGCTTGCGCCGGTCTGGCCGGCGGCCACCTGTCGCTCGTCTACACGCCGCAATGGGTCGAGAACATGACCGCGGGCCGTGGCTGGATCGCACTGGCGCTGGTTGTGTTCGCGTCGTGGCGGCCTTGGCGGGTGCTAGCCGGCGCCTACATCTTCGGTGCGGTGTGGATCGGCCAGCTTCATGCACAGGCTTTTGGCATTCCGGTGCCCTCGCAGATGCTTTCTTCTCTGCCCTATCTGGCAACTGTCGTGGTTCTCGTTCTAATCTCGCGCAACAAGCGTCTGACGATGATGAACACGCCGGCATCCCTGGGGCAGCCATTCGTTCCGGATCGTTGA
- a CDS encoding BMP family ABC transporter substrate-binding protein, with amino-acid sequence MKKLLIALMTTTAALSLAASAEAADKLKACWVYTGPIGDFGYSYQHDQGRLEVEKALGDKVETAYLENVSEGPDADRAFERLAREGCKLIFGTSFGFMDAEVKVAKKFPKVMFEHATGYKTGDNLGIYNARFYEGRYVLGQIAAKESKAGVAGYIVSFPIPEVVMGINSFMLGAQSINPNFKAKIVWVNSWFDPGKEADAAKALFDQGADIIVQHTDSTAALQVAEERKLHGFGQSSDMIKFAPNAQLTSLTDEWGPYYTSRVQAALDGTWKPDNVWLGIKDGAVKLAPFTNMPDDVKAMAEATSKKIAGGWNPFTGPIAKQDGSAWLKDGEVADDGTLLGMNFYVKGVDDKLPQ; translated from the coding sequence ATGAAAAAACTGCTTATTGCCCTGATGACGACAACAGCGGCTTTGTCGCTGGCCGCGTCCGCAGAGGCTGCCGACAAGTTGAAGGCCTGCTGGGTCTATACCGGCCCGATCGGCGATTTCGGCTATTCCTACCAGCACGACCAGGGCCGGCTCGAGGTCGAGAAGGCGCTCGGCGACAAGGTGGAGACCGCCTATCTGGAGAACGTCTCGGAAGGCCCCGATGCCGACCGTGCTTTCGAGCGCCTGGCGCGCGAAGGCTGCAAGCTGATCTTCGGCACATCGTTCGGCTTCATGGACGCCGAAGTAAAGGTCGCCAAGAAGTTCCCCAAGGTGATGTTCGAGCACGCCACTGGCTACAAGACCGGCGACAATCTCGGCATCTACAATGCGCGCTTCTATGAAGGCCGCTACGTGCTCGGCCAGATCGCCGCCAAGGAATCGAAGGCCGGCGTTGCCGGCTACATCGTCTCCTTCCCGATCCCGGAAGTGGTGATGGGCATCAACTCCTTCATGCTCGGCGCGCAGTCGATCAACCCGAATTTCAAGGCCAAGATCGTCTGGGTCAATTCGTGGTTCGATCCGGGCAAGGAAGCCGACGCTGCCAAGGCGCTGTTCGACCAGGGCGCCGACATCATCGTCCAGCACACCGATTCGACCGCTGCCTTGCAGGTGGCCGAGGAGCGCAAGCTGCACGGCTTCGGCCAGTCGTCCGACATGATCAAGTTCGCGCCGAACGCGCAGCTGACCTCGCTCACCGACGAATGGGGTCCCTATTACACAAGCCGGGTCCAGGCAGCGCTGGACGGCACCTGGAAGCCGGACAATGTCTGGCTCGGCATCAAGGACGGCGCGGTCAAGCTCGCGCCCTTCACCAACATGCCCGACGACGTGAAGGCGATGGCCGAGGCAACCTCGAAGAAGATCGCCGGCGGCTGGAACCCCTTCACCGGACCGATCGCCAAGCAGGACGGCTCGGCGTGGCTGAAGGACGGCGAAGTCGCCGACGACGGCACGCTGCTCGGCATGAACTTCTATGTGAAGGGCGTCGACGACAAGCTGCCGCAATAA
- the rimO gene encoding 30S ribosomal protein S12 methylthiotransferase RimO: MSAPRVSFVSLGCPKALVDSERIITRLRAEGYEIARKHDGADLVVVNTCGFLDSARDESLNAIGSALSENGRVIVTGCLGAEPDVIREKHPNVLAITGPQAYESVMAAVHEAAPPSHDPYIDLLPPQGVKLTPRHYAYLKISEGCNNRCTFCIIPALRGDLVSRPAADVLREAEKLAKAGVKELLVISQDTSAYGIDIKYQTSMFGDREVRAKFLDLSEELGKLGIWVRMHYVYPYPHVADVIPLMADGKILPYLDIPFQHASPQVLKNMRRPAHGEKTLERIRGWRDVCPDLAIRSTFIVGFPGETDDDFEMLLDWLDEAKIDRAGCFKYEPVKGARSNDLGLEHVPQEIKEARWHRFMQRQQKISATQLARKVGKRLPVLIDDAHGTSAKGRTKYDAPEIDGSVHIQSRRPLRQGDIVTVKIDRADAYDLYGSAV, encoded by the coding sequence ATGTCCGCCCCTCGCGTCAGTTTCGTCAGCCTTGGATGCCCTAAGGCGCTCGTGGATTCCGAGCGCATCATCACGCGCCTGCGCGCCGAAGGCTATGAGATCGCCCGCAAGCATGACGGCGCCGATCTCGTCGTCGTCAACACCTGCGGCTTTCTCGATTCCGCCCGCGACGAGTCGCTCAATGCCATCGGCTCCGCGCTTTCGGAAAACGGCAGGGTCATCGTCACCGGCTGCCTGGGCGCTGAGCCGGATGTGATCCGCGAGAAGCATCCCAACGTGCTGGCGATCACCGGGCCACAGGCCTATGAGAGCGTGATGGCCGCCGTGCATGAGGCAGCTCCGCCCTCGCACGATCCCTATATCGACCTACTGCCGCCGCAGGGCGTCAAGCTGACGCCGCGCCACTATGCCTATCTCAAGATCTCGGAAGGCTGCAACAACCGCTGCACCTTCTGCATCATCCCCGCCCTGCGTGGCGATCTCGTTTCGCGGCCGGCGGCCGATGTGCTGCGCGAAGCCGAGAAACTGGCCAAGGCCGGCGTCAAGGAGCTGCTCGTCATCTCGCAGGACACCAGCGCCTACGGGATCGACATCAAGTACCAGACGTCCATGTTCGGCGATCGCGAAGTGCGCGCGAAATTCCTCGATCTCTCGGAGGAACTGGGCAAGCTCGGCATCTGGGTGCGCATGCACTATGTCTACCCCTACCCGCATGTCGCCGATGTCATCCCGCTGATGGCCGACGGCAAGATCCTTCCCTATCTGGACATCCCGTTCCAGCATGCGTCGCCGCAGGTGCTGAAGAACATGCGCCGCCCGGCGCACGGCGAAAAGACGCTGGAACGCATCCGCGGCTGGCGGGATGTCTGCCCGGATCTCGCCATCCGCTCGACCTTCATCGTCGGCTTTCCCGGCGAGACGGACGACGATTTCGAAATGCTGCTCGACTGGCTGGACGAGGCCAAGATCGACCGTGCCGGCTGCTTCAAATATGAGCCGGTCAAGGGCGCCCGTTCCAACGACCTCGGTCTCGAACACGTGCCGCAGGAAATCAAGGAGGCACGCTGGCACCGCTTCATGCAGCGCCAGCAGAAGATTTCGGCGACGCAGCTGGCCAGGAAGGTCGGCAAGCGCCTGCCGGTACTGATCGACGATGCGCACGGCACCTCGGCGAAGGGTCGCACCAAATACGATGCGCCCGAGATCGACGGCTCGGTCCACATCCAGTCGCGCCGTCCGCTGCGCCAAGGCGACATCGTCACCGTCAAGATCGACCGTGCCGATGCCTATGACCTCTACGGTTCGGCTGTCTGA
- a CDS encoding TerC family protein gives MEIFTAAGLSALLQVIAIDLALAGDNAIVIGLAAAGLPAAQRKQAILVGIAAATVLRIFFALITQWLLTIGPILLLAGGLLLLWVCWKMWRELRVSHEQERDATESLSNGDFDKDGVIGGKGPRKTFSQAAWQIVIADVSMSLDNVLAVAGAAMNHPTVLIVGLALSIALMGFAASFVARLLHKYRWIAYLGLAIILYVAVKMLLDGAVLQYPDHFAFLAPWLGSGGH, from the coding sequence ATGGAAATATTCACTGCCGCGGGCTTATCGGCTCTTCTTCAGGTCATAGCCATCGACCTTGCGCTTGCTGGCGACAATGCCATCGTCATCGGCCTCGCCGCGGCCGGCCTGCCAGCCGCTCAGCGCAAGCAGGCCATTCTCGTCGGCATCGCGGCGGCCACCGTTCTTCGCATTTTCTTCGCCCTGATCACGCAATGGCTGCTGACCATTGGCCCCATCCTGCTTCTCGCCGGCGGCCTGCTGCTGCTGTGGGTCTGCTGGAAGATGTGGCGCGAACTGCGTGTCAGTCATGAACAGGAGCGCGACGCGACCGAATCTCTGTCGAATGGTGATTTCGACAAGGACGGAGTCATCGGTGGCAAAGGGCCGCGCAAGACCTTCTCGCAGGCTGCCTGGCAGATCGTCATCGCCGACGTTTCGATGTCGCTCGACAACGTTCTTGCCGTAGCGGGAGCGGCGATGAACCATCCGACGGTCCTGATTGTCGGACTGGCCCTGTCGATTGCCTTGATGGGCTTTGCTGCCTCGTTCGTCGCGCGCCTCCTGCACAAATATCGCTGGATCGCCTATCTCGGCCTGGCGATTATTCTCTACGTTGCGGTGAAAATGCTGCTGGACGGTGCGGTACTGCAGTACCCCGATCACTTCGCTTTCCTGGCGCCCTGGTTGGGGTCGGGCGGGCATTGA
- a CDS encoding DUF930 domain-containing protein has translation MLLVPPMKTLCMMAIASLTLAFPASAMDNALRNGLMKLDPQTRLEQRCDAEVLDQITHDDRKFKADRVVAYAFATPEMSADAIRSPGAAFRSKGQWYRLKFKCQTGPDHMEVLQLRYRIGDEIPEADWAKYNLYD, from the coding sequence ATGCTGCTAGTCCCGCCCATGAAGACACTCTGCATGATGGCCATTGCGTCCCTGACGCTGGCTTTTCCGGCCAGCGCAATGGACAACGCCTTGCGCAACGGCCTGATGAAACTTGATCCGCAAACACGCCTCGAGCAGCGCTGCGATGCCGAAGTCCTGGACCAGATCACGCACGATGACCGCAAGTTCAAGGCCGACCGTGTCGTCGCCTACGCCTTCGCCACGCCCGAGATGAGCGCCGATGCGATCAGGAGCCCTGGTGCGGCGTTCCGCAGCAAGGGACAATGGTATCGGCTGAAATTCAAATGCCAGACCGGTCCGGACCATATGGAGGTCCTGCAGCTGCGCTACCGGATCGGCGACGAAATTCCGGAAGCCGACTGGGCGAAGTACAATCTCTACGACTAG
- a CDS encoding DUF2161 domain-containing phosphodiesterase, translating into MNETSLYAPVKRFLESLDFVVKGEIGGCDIVALREGEPPVVVICELKLQFNLELVLQAVDRAAACDEVWLAARMSARGKGRESDARFRNLCRRLGFGVLGVTASDKVEVLVSPAAPEPRKNARRRSRLVDEHQRRRGDPVAGGGSRNPIMTAYRQSALTCAAAMVDGPRRPRDLKALTPIAPKILQHNVYGWFARVDRGLYDLTDAGRASLVRWPQAPNDDVRHEILIAQTA; encoded by the coding sequence ATGAACGAGACCTCACTCTATGCGCCGGTGAAGCGGTTTCTCGAAAGTCTCGACTTCGTCGTGAAGGGGGAGATTGGCGGCTGCGACATCGTCGCGCTGCGCGAGGGCGAGCCGCCGGTGGTCGTCATCTGCGAATTGAAGCTGCAGTTCAATCTCGAACTCGTGCTGCAAGCCGTCGACCGTGCCGCCGCTTGCGACGAGGTCTGGCTGGCGGCGCGCATGTCGGCACGTGGCAAGGGGCGCGAAAGCGACGCCCGGTTCCGCAATCTCTGCCGTCGGCTTGGCTTCGGCGTGCTTGGCGTGACAGCCAGTGATAAGGTCGAAGTGCTTGTCAGTCCCGCCGCGCCGGAGCCGCGCAAGAACGCACGGCGGCGCTCCCGTCTTGTCGATGAGCATCAGCGTCGCCGCGGCGATCCCGTCGCCGGCGGTGGATCGCGCAATCCGATCATGACCGCCTACCGCCAAAGCGCCCTCACCTGCGCCGCCGCGATGGTTGACGGACCCAGGCGACCGCGCGATCTGAAGGCCTTGACGCCGATCGCGCCGAAAATCCTGCAGCATAATGTCTATGGCTGGTTCGCGCGCGTCGATCGCGGCCTTTACGACCTCACCGATGCCGGCCGCGCCTCGCTGGTTCGTTGGCCGCAGGCCCCGAATGACGACGTCCGACACGAGATTTTGATTGCGCAGACCGCCTGA
- a CDS encoding cytochrome b/b6 domain-containing protein → MPKPAKTDPSGSAVMDAHRSPEMVRVWDRVVRSFHWALVLSFVIAWLTSHSSEIIHHWAGYAAAALVAMRLLWGFVGTPYARFAQFVRGPATVLRYLLAIVSGREARYIGHNPAGAAMVIVLIGTMGSTALTGWLMTTDAYFGVTWVEAAHSLAAHSLLVLVLFHLGGVALASFRHRENLVRAMITGRKRKAEPADIA, encoded by the coding sequence ATGCCGAAGCCGGCGAAAACTGATCCGAGCGGTTCGGCAGTCATGGACGCGCACCGATCGCCAGAAATGGTGCGCGTCTGGGACCGGGTCGTACGCAGCTTCCACTGGGCGCTGGTTCTGAGCTTCGTCATCGCCTGGCTCACCTCGCATTCTTCCGAGATCATTCATCACTGGGCTGGCTATGCCGCTGCCGCCCTCGTCGCGATGCGGCTCTTGTGGGGATTCGTGGGCACGCCCTACGCGCGGTTCGCCCAATTCGTGCGCGGTCCGGCGACGGTGCTGCGCTATCTCTTGGCAATAGTCAGCGGTCGTGAGGCCCGCTATATCGGCCACAATCCTGCCGGCGCCGCGATGGTAATCGTGCTGATTGGAACAATGGGGTCGACCGCACTCACCGGCTGGTTGATGACAACGGACGCCTATTTCGGCGTAACGTGGGTCGAAGCGGCGCACAGCCTGGCGGCGCACAGCCTGCTCGTGCTGGTCCTTTTCCATCTGGGCGGCGTCGCGCTGGCCAGCTTTCGCCATCGCGAAAACCTGGTCCGGGCCATGATAACCGGGCGAAAACGTAAGGCCGAACCGGCCGATATCGCCTAA
- a CDS encoding PepSY domain-containing protein, producing MYRTLLLAALAGVIAGPAFAAGGSCSTAPKSQFKPKATLEAQLTGEGLTVRQIKVEKGCYEVYAVDKAGKKVNLAYNAETLEKLDNAEAGEN from the coding sequence ATGTATCGCACTCTTCTTCTAGCCGCCCTCGCCGGCGTCATTGCAGGGCCGGCATTTGCCGCCGGCGGCAGCTGCAGCACCGCCCCAAAATCGCAGTTCAAGCCCAAGGCAACACTCGAGGCGCAATTGACCGGCGAAGGCCTCACTGTCCGCCAGATCAAGGTCGAGAAGGGCTGCTACGAAGTTTACGCGGTCGACAAGGCCGGTAAGAAGGTGAACCTGGCCTACAATGCCGAGACCCTTGAAAAGCTCGACAATGCCGAAGCCGGCGAAAACTGA
- a CDS encoding plastocyanin/azurin family copper-binding protein, translating into MQPLKTGLVLVLLAVSAPAFATSIVHVKLWDKEGVASPNSKMGMGMPANMSMATMRIKLDQTVVSAGKISFEVQNSSKDTVHEMIVVPVSDPKKTTLPYVPNENRVNEDAAGHLGEVSELDPGKTGSLTLDLKPGNYAVFCNIPGHFMNGMWATILVK; encoded by the coding sequence ATGCAGCCTCTCAAGACCGGACTGGTCCTCGTCCTGCTAGCCGTATCGGCACCCGCCTTCGCCACCTCGATCGTACACGTCAAGCTTTGGGACAAGGAAGGCGTCGCGAGCCCCAACTCGAAAATGGGGATGGGCATGCCGGCTAACATGAGCATGGCCACCATGAGGATCAAACTGGATCAGACAGTCGTATCCGCGGGTAAAATCTCCTTCGAGGTTCAGAACAGCTCCAAGGACACGGTCCACGAGATGATCGTGGTGCCGGTGAGCGACCCCAAAAAGACGACGCTGCCCTACGTGCCGAATGAAAACCGCGTCAACGAGGATGCGGCAGGCCATCTCGGTGAAGTCTCCGAACTTGACCCCGGCAAGACCGGATCTCTGACGCTCGACCTCAAGCCCGGCAACTATGCCGTCTTTTGCAATATTCCCGGCCACTTCATGAACGGAATGTGGGCGACCATCCTGGTCAAGTAG
- a CDS encoding sterol desaturase family protein produces MDIFGIKALLISALIFIPFEHLFHERPQKTLRKGLGVDLIYVLFNGLIIKVVIVLIAANTLDAASILVPQSMAHAVGSQPIWLQVAEIILITDIGVYWTHRAFHEIPALWKFHAVHHGIEELDWLGAFHSHPVDAILTKAISLTPIFFLGFSEASIAVFSSLYFGHTLLVHSNLRIPFGPLKWLIASPQFHRWHHANQREAYDKNFAGQLPVLDMVFGTYNATGNKVPEKYGVDDPIPASYFGQVSYPLLPRENRTVQRRAPKPDG; encoded by the coding sequence ATGGATATATTTGGCATCAAGGCGCTGTTGATCTCCGCGTTGATCTTCATTCCGTTCGAACATCTGTTCCACGAACGGCCCCAGAAGACCCTCCGCAAGGGCCTGGGTGTCGATCTGATCTATGTGCTGTTCAACGGCCTCATCATAAAAGTGGTCATCGTTCTGATCGCGGCCAACACCCTCGATGCCGCTTCAATCCTGGTCCCGCAATCAATGGCGCACGCCGTCGGCAGCCAGCCCATCTGGCTGCAGGTCGCGGAAATCATCTTGATCACCGATATCGGCGTCTACTGGACGCACCGGGCCTTCCACGAAATCCCCGCGCTTTGGAAATTCCACGCCGTTCACCACGGCATCGAGGAGCTGGACTGGCTCGGCGCCTTCCACTCCCACCCGGTCGACGCAATCCTCACAAAGGCGATATCGCTGACGCCGATCTTTTTCCTCGGCTTCTCCGAAGCCTCGATCGCCGTCTTTTCGTCACTCTATTTTGGACACACGCTGCTTGTTCATTCAAACCTGCGGATTCCGTTCGGCCCCTTGAAGTGGCTGATCGCCAGCCCGCAGTTCCATCGTTGGCACCATGCCAACCAGCGCGAAGCCTATGACAAGAACTTCGCCGGGCAGCTGCCTGTCCTCGACATGGTGTTCGGCACCTACAATGCCACCGGCAACAAGGTTCCGGAAAAATATGGCGTCGATGATCCGATCCCGGCCAGTTACTTCGGCCAAGTCAGCTATCCGCTCCTGCCCCGTGAGAATCGAACCGTCCAGCGCCGAGCACCGAAGCCTGACGGCTGA
- a CDS encoding J domain-containing protein: protein MFVDYYEVLEVSPNANSETLERVFRYFAMRYHPDNQATGDESRFSEIVEAHNTLKDPVKRAQYDIQYRDHAGLRRELADEAANPKGMERDVVIQAKLLALLYVKRRQDVNNPGIGDVELERLSGCPREHLEFHLWYLKAKGWIARIENGTIAITVEGVDRANSEQRRDPTTKLLDHTAS, encoded by the coding sequence ATGTTCGTTGACTACTACGAAGTTCTGGAAGTTAGCCCGAACGCCAACTCCGAAACGTTGGAACGGGTGTTTCGTTATTTCGCCATGCGTTACCATCCCGACAATCAGGCCACCGGCGATGAATCCCGCTTCAGCGAAATCGTGGAGGCTCACAATACGCTCAAGGATCCTGTCAAACGTGCGCAATACGACATCCAGTACAGGGACCATGCGGGTCTGCGTCGGGAACTGGCCGACGAAGCCGCAAACCCCAAAGGCATGGAGCGTGACGTCGTAATTCAAGCAAAACTGCTGGCACTTCTCTATGTAAAACGCAGACAAGACGTCAACAATCCTGGCATTGGAGACGTAGAGCTTGAACGATTGTCAGGCTGCCCGCGAGAGCACCTTGAGTTTCATCTCTGGTATCTCAAGGCAAAAGGTTGGATAGCAAGGATCGAGAACGGGACGATCGCGATAACTGTTGAGGGTGTCGACCGCGCCAATTCCGAACAGCGTCGCGACCCGACCACCAAACTCCTGGACCATACAGCTTCTTGA